Below is a window of Rhizobium jaguaris DNA.
CAATCAGATCATCGACAACAGCCGGATCGGCCAGCGTTGACGTATCGCCGAGCGAGCCGAAATCGTCTTCGGCAATCTTGCGCAGGATGCGGCGCATGATCTTGCCGGAGCGGGTTTTCGGCAGGCCGGGGGCAAACTGGATCTTGTCGGGCGAGGCGATCGGACCGATTTCGGCGCGCACGTGTTTCACAAGCTCCTGCCGCAGCGCCTCCGTACCCTCATGGCCGGCCATCAGCGTCACATAGCAATAGATGCCTTGACCCTTGATCGCATGCGGATAGCCGACAACGGCAGCTTCCGAGACGTCCTGGTGCGACACCAGGGCTGATTCGACTTCCGCCGTGCCAAGCCGATGGCCGGAGACATTGAGCACGTCGTCAACACGGCCGGTGATCCAGTAATAGCCGTCCTCATCGCGCCGGCAGCCGTCGCCGGTGAAATATTTGCCTTTATAAGTGGAAAAATAGGTCTGGATGAAGCGTTCGTGATCGCCATAGACCGTACGCATCTGACCCGGCCAACTGTCGGCAATGACCAGATTGCCGTCGGCCGCCCCTTCGAGCAGGTTGCCCTCATTGTCCACCAGCTCCGGTACGACGCCGAAGAAGGGCAGGGTTGCGGAACCCGGCTTCAGGTCGGTGGCGCCCGGTAGCGGCGTGATCATATGACCGCCGGTCTCCGTCTGCCACCATGTATCGACGATCGGGCAACGGCCGTCGCCGACGACATTGTAGTACCACTCCCAGGCCTCCGGATTGATCGGCTCGCCGACCGTGCCGAGCAGGCGCAGGCTGGAGCGCGAAGAGCGCTTGACGAAGTGATCGCCGGCACCCATCAGCGAACGGATCGCCGTCGGCGCCGTGTAGAAGATATTGACCTTGTGCTTGTCGATGACCTCCCAGAAGCGGCCCTGATCCGGGAAATTCGGCACGCCCTCGAACATCAGCGACGTCGCGCCGTTCGCCAGCGGCCCGTAGACGATATAGGAATGACCGGTCACCCAGCCGACGTCGGCGGTGCACCAGAAGATCTCGCCGGGATGATAATCGAAGACATATTCATGCGTCATCGCCGCATAGACGAGATAACCGCCGGTCGTGTGCAGCACACCCTTCGGCTTGCCGGTCGAGCCTGACGTATAAAGGATGAACAGCGGGTCTTCCGCCTTCATCTTCGCGGGCGGACAATCCGCCTTCACCGTTGCGACTTCCTGGTGATACCAGAGGTCTCGGCCCGGCGCCCAGCCGGTCTTGCCGCCGGTGCGGCGCACGACCAGAACCTTCTCGACGGTGACATACTGCCTGGCGGCAATGTGGATCGCCGTATCGGTATTTTCCTTGAGCGGCACCGGCTTGCCGCCACGCAGGCCCTCGTCGCAGGTGATGATG
It encodes the following:
- the acs gene encoding acetate--CoA ligase gives rise to the protein MSEKIHPVTKPVKAQALIDAAKYQKWYRQSVEDPDYFWGKHGQRIDWFKPYTKVKNTSFRGKVSIKWFEDGLTNVSYNCIDRHLKKHGDDVAFIWEGDNPYIDKKITYNELYEHVCRLANVMKKHGVKKGDRVTIYMPMIPEAAYAMLACARIGAVHSVVFGGFSPEALAGRIIDCQSTFIITCDEGLRGGKPVPLKENTDTAIHIAARQYVTVEKVLVVRRTGGKTGWAPGRDLWYHQEVATVKADCPPAKMKAEDPLFILYTSGSTGKPKGVLHTTGGYLVYAAMTHEYVFDYHPGEIFWCTADVGWVTGHSYIVYGPLANGATSLMFEGVPNFPDQGRFWEVIDKHKVNIFYTAPTAIRSLMGAGDHFVKRSSRSSLRLLGTVGEPINPEAWEWYYNVVGDGRCPIVDTWWQTETGGHMITPLPGATDLKPGSATLPFFGVVPELVDNEGNLLEGAADGNLVIADSWPGQMRTVYGDHERFIQTYFSTYKGKYFTGDGCRRDEDGYYWITGRVDDVLNVSGHRLGTAEVESALVSHQDVSEAAVVGYPHAIKGQGIYCYVTLMAGHEGTEALRQELVKHVRAEIGPIASPDKIQFAPGLPKTRSGKIMRRILRKIAEDDFGSLGDTSTLADPAVVDDLIANRQNRADAA